The window aaaagttaggatgcattaaattaatcaaaaaatgacagtaaagacatttataatgttacttttttatatatataaaaatgctgttcttttgaattttctttattttctgaatgAATGATTGATAAGAAATATTTCAACATCACCAaatcagaattatttctaaaggagtATGTATTGCTAAATTAAGCTAtgccatcatagaaataaattcaatttaaaattatattcaaaaatttttttttattgtaatatttcattatagttttatattgtttttgatcaaataaatgtatatatttatctcAGTGAACATAACAGACGTTTtccaaataattgtaatatttcaatcaaataaaatattaaaatattatacttataatattaatagtataCTTAAATGTGTCACTAATTAAAATCTCACTTAAAAAATCTTCCCTAAAATATtaatcaattactttattaacactGAATTGATCAACCTGAAGTTAAGCAAGCAAACGATGACTCACTATCTTACATCTTTGTAATTCTGCTGTTTTTGTATTAGAAGAGCAGTTTGGACCTTCTGTTTAATATTTCTTGTCATgtatcatgaaaaaataaatacataaagtaaatatttattcccTAAGAACTGATGGAGAAAGTCCATTGGCTGGCAGGTTACAGTATCTTCAACTCTAGAGGGCAGAATGAATACTTTGTTTCAATTCATCAGTTTCCAGTCTGAtatgtcttcatttgtaagtctttCACCCCTTTTTCTTCTGCCTGCACTTGCTGACTCACTGCCTATGTCCTGTTGTTGCCATAGCAGCATgcttaattaaaatatatgacaGTAATATTTGCGAGTGTCttttgagtctgtgtgtgtgctaCACAGAAATCAAAGGGGTAAAAAGATTCTAGAAGCTGAGCTTGAACAAACCTTTATCGATGAGTTGATTGAAGAGTGAGACGTTGGTGAAGAAGAAGAGGTAGGCAAACATTTGACTCTGAATCTCTGAATGGACATGGTACTGCTGCAGCAGGTCTGATGTAGTCTGAAACACACTCACCACCCTGCGAACCGCCTCTGgcatcacacacacagcacacacacacactccaacagcCCGCCGGCACTGCTCTGATGCAGACTCCGTCCCAAATGGGTTACAGTCCAACAGCCCGGGCAACACAACGTACAAGGTCTGGAATGTGAAGAACAGCCATTTGTTATAATAACATGAACACCCAGACACCTATAGACacacattatatactgtacagaGCTGTCAATTTAATGTATTATCTAACAAAGAATGATTAATTCCTTAAACACTGTCCCCATgacattgatcaaaaatacactaaaagcaatcatattgttaattattattacattttaaaatgacagctttctttgtaatatatttaaaatgtaattaatctcctgtgatgggaaagctacattttcagtcattacttcagtcttcagtgtaacatgagcATGTGCAAAATGCatatctgtaatatatatatatttatatataaatgcagaattcaGTCTGGCCGTAAAGAATGTACAGTAACATCTTTTTGCCAATGTCATATTAAACAGCTAGTTTATCCAAAAACTCAAGAAAATGTCCTCACTTACTCACACTTGtgtcactccaaacctgtatgaatttattattttactatttattattttattatatacttttgTCACTTGATCATTCTAATAATGGTCAGAATATTGAAAAACTTTCTAATACAATAACTCGATGAAACATAAATAGTTGGTATTCCAGGTGTGTACAGATGTGGTAtatcacccacccacccacacacacacacacacatatatatattatgcaaagcCTGCCTTGTATATAGTTACTGTAAgacatgtattttataaataaacagtaaaaaataaaataattctaatagGCTTATTTGGTactcagaaacatttcttattatgagcaatgttgaaaagagttgtgttgctttttatatttgtggaaactgtcttttaataatttgttctataatagaattttattttaatgcacactgatcaaaataattaaatattaatttatttctgtaaaaaaagaaaagaaaggaaaaccaAAATACTTATTGAACCCGAACTTTTgaatgaaaagtaaataaaactaaaactaaattgacCTCCACATCCACTGTTTgtaacaattattaaatatttttactaatttGGTACAATAACGTGATTtcaattatcattttattattcaaaatactAATATTTGATAAACTGCAATTAATTCAGGAAATTTAGTAAATAATTACTATTAACTACTATAAATACTATTAAGTACTGTTACTATTACTAACTACAACTACATTTGTGAATCAAAAATGACAGACAGGCTACAAATAGGAAAAGACAATGAGGACACGAGGTGGAGGAGAAGAAGACCTTAAGACATACAAGCAAACCAGCagccacacacacattaaataattCATTCCCAGCAGCCCTGGTAACATCCTACAATGGTGCGCCACACATATAACGTAATACTACCCTTTACCTTAGTGATGTAGTAAACACACTGCTGAAAGGTGTACATGATCAATTCCTCCAGGATGGTCATAGCTTCTTCGTTTGCTGATATTGTTGCTGAGAGGAGAGATTCTTTAGATCCCGCTGCAATaagggacagaaaaaaaaatactattagaCCAAATGCAGTATTTGCTGTCTTTTACACCTCTAATCCTCCTGTCTATTTAATGTTGGACCCTATAAACCCAGTTCTCAATCCATGCAGAATGTGCTTCATACCTTTATCATCCATGAGCTCAATAGTCTGCATGAACGCAGGTGATTTCTGCtggataaaatacaatatttcgaTGGCATTGGACATCCAGAAGAAAATGAACTGGAGATCAGGCACTAGGTCTGAGATGCTGAGCAGAGACAGCGAGGCTGGATCTTGACTGTATAACCACACAAAACCACACATTCATCAGCCTTCAGAATTAGTGACGGCCTATTCAGCAGCGCATGACCTTAGAGTGTCACGCGTTCAAAGTGCACACATGTGCGTATTATAAGGCGGAACATGATACTCACTGCTGAGCTTGCTTCTGTGCCAACTCCTTTGTCTTCTCCTGCGAGACACAGACACCGATGGCAATTAATGTCATCAAAGTTTAAATAGCTTCACGTGGGAGGTATAATACCTTGGTATCGTTTCTACGTTTTCAGACTTTTCGTCCTTGCTCTTTTCTTTGGCTGGTTAATATTGGCGCTGACGGCTGACCTTCTAATAttggattttaataattaatgagtTTAAAGACATTCATTAAATGCTTCAGGATAGTTTCATTGGGAATCGGTTAAATGGATGTTCACAAATGAACACTATTCAACTAATTTTGTAGTGTTTAAATCAACATAGGCGAATGCATTTGTCAACAAAGACAAAAGGGCATGTGAGGTGACTTGGAGTCCTGACCCTCACTGCAGAAAATCATGAGTGGGTCATCTGGGATTTATCCTCATCATGCTAATGCTTTTGCAGTGCATTATGTGAATAAAAAACACACTTGCACTTGGACATTGCAAACATGCAGTATctaaattctaaatatatctaaaatgcaatgcaatatctAAAATCTAAAGTGCAACATTGTAAATCAATCACTGGAAAGTCATAGAGACAAAACTTGctttgtttgcctttctattattTTCTTCTCCCATATTGAAATACAATCAGCCTCAGTGACATGATATCGACTACAGTGTAACAGTTGGAGCAATTGTGGGAAATACGTTTTAAGTTTTAGTGAGCATTGTATGATGGTAAAGGTAAAAATATTGTATGATGAACAGAATTAATGTTTATTTCCCTGAAAAGTACAATATTTTGATGCCAAACTggatatttcatttatttgcattGGTTGGcgtcaaatatttatttctttacaagCCCTGCAAATGAcatgcagaaaaaataaaataaatcagaattagTTTCCACAAATGAAGAATTTGTTCCCTAGTTTTAGTTAAATTGTGGTCatgaattaagatgttttttgcTCATTTAAGTTAATCATGGCCActagaaaaaaagagaacaaattATAACAAACGTGGCCATTATGTACTACAATGGGCAAACAAATGAATAAGATGATCAAACTAAAATGATGGAGCAAAATAATCAAACAGGAAACACATTCCAAATTTATGGAAAGTAATTCTTAAATTGTGgccacaataaatacattttatcctCATATCGTGTCATGTCAGACACAAACCAAATGGATCAATTAGCCTAAATGAAATATCCAATATAGCAGTATATTGTGCATCCATACATTTCAGGGAAATTAACCTAAAATGAACTTACTTTTATTTGTCTCTGCACATTACATTTGTATAgaagtattttaaaatggaaaaaataacacaaacacaACTAAGCAGTTGATACTAACCCATGCAATGGTCTGAATCCTCTTGGCAATTTTCAGCAATAGTTTACCGAAGCTGCCAGGTGGAAATGTATTTGCTGAGTGCTTGATGCATAGACAAAGCAAATATGCTGGTGTCAGCTTGTGGTCATCTCCGCTCGGCTCAATAAGTGTCAGCACCCGGTTCACCAGCGCATCCTCGTGAGCCCGCTCAAATTCCAGCGCAAGCTTTCGTTTCTGTGTACCTCGAGCAGGAGCCTTAGATCTGCGCTGAGACACCACTGGTTCATGTAATACGGCCCCACACATACGACATGCATCCCCTTTCTCAGGCACACTCCCCGACTCACTATCGCATAGTCGTGCCAGCGCCCGAAGTCGAGTGAGAGTTTGGGGAGGAAGAGGTTTCGCACTTAGTGGGTCTTTGTACAGAAAGATGTAATGAGCACCAAAGGACAGCAAATCCCCATGATGTAGTGGAGTGGGCCGCTCAATACGTATGAAGTTAACCAGTACATTGCCATGAGCGACTGGCTCCAGAAGTAATCGCTGGTCCGAGGAAGAGCGCCGTTGTGGTGCACGACGTATTCGGCAGTGAAGTGGAAGCACATCTGGAGATGACAGGCAGATGTTTGGCCGTGCTGATGCTGTTTCCTGACCAACTGTGTGTTGCTCTCGATTCAACAGGTAAACCAGGCAATCCTgacaaaacgaaaaaaaaaaagaaaaagaaaaacaaaccatACAAGACTCAACAATTACTCTAGAAATACAAGACAGaagcatttacttttttttttcattttatgatgTAGTATAGTATGCactatatttaaatgtttgggattgggacaattttatgtttttttttttttttttacaaaaagtttcTTTATGGTCGTtgaggctgtatttatttataaaaaaatactgtaacaacagtaatattgtaaaatattattaaaatgtaaactatttaactgttttctattttattatattgtaaatcgtaatttactcctgtgatagcaaagctgaattttcagcagccgttagtATAGTCTTGGTGATTTTTGCTTTTACCTGTTGGTTGTACCCTTGAAGGAGCAGCAAGTGTGGTGATTGGTAGAGAGAGTGTTTAACTCCGCCCCCATCTCGTTCTTTACGTGTCTCAGCGTCTCGCGACGAGCGTGTTCTGATTGGCCCTGGGAGGGTGGAGTAGTACCGTTTAGGTTCCTCACCAGGCAGACCCACCAAGTTAAGGCTGGTTTCACTGAGGCTGCGGCAAAATGTGGAGCCGTGCTGGAGTGTCATTGTTCCTTTAGCGCGGTTTCTTTGTAGCTTCTTTGCTTGAGCATTGATATCTGTCGGGGAGAGAAAACCACTTAGGTAATTGTGACTCATTGTCATCAGCCAAAAACTATCCATATGGGGTTTAATTGAACAGATGAGCTTAACAAAAGATACTGACTCAaaattgtttgttaaaaaaaaaattataataaaaaagaaaataactagaaacatcataaaatacatttaacctTGTGCTGTCTGTTAGAAGTTACCAGTTTTCTTAAATCATGATAATATACACAAGTATTTAAAGAATTAGAGGACAACAGTGCACAAAAAGGAGTGAATGATGGAGGTGAAATGCAAAGTGTAATAAAGATAAACATTTTAGGTTGTATGCCTTGCTAAATAACctaattttaaacaaaactagtgTATGTTACGAAAAATAGTGCATACGTCATATTGACTTAATGGTATGGTACATTCGGTGCTTTTTAGTAATATCTAAGCTCGCATACCCATTCAATGTctagaggaaagaaaaaaaaaaacatgtaaacatattgcaaaaaccttttatttagtttgttcccaaaagaaaatcataaattcaataaaaaaaattggaatgacacaagggtgatTAATTGAGGACATTTTCTTGATTTTTTGAATAAACTAGCTCGTTGACCTTGGCAAAAAAGATACTAGGCCTATATTCTTTAGGCCCAGACTAaattctgtatttatatatatatgttttacaatTATACATTTAGCACATGCTCATGTGACACCAAAGAGAGAAGTAGTGGCTGAAAATTCAGTCATTGTATCACAGTAATACATTATactttaaaatctattcaaataaaaacagttgctttaaattgtataaatatttcacaatattaatgttttactgtattttttatcaaataaatgcagccttggtgagacttctttcaaaaacattaaagattttaattattttaagctAATTTGGAATcttataaatagaaaatagttccaaatatataaattcaaaggCATGATGAAGTAAGCGTAATATTCTTGCCCAACTGGGACATGCAATGAGGGATGTGACTAATAATTGCATAGGGGGTAATACATGGTGGTATAAGGCTAGCTATAGGAAGTCAGCACTTGATTAGTTCATGAAGCAATGCGGTAAATAATGGGTCTGCAAAGTAATGGTATTGTATATGGAGGTGGGGCTGGTGGCTGACACCATACCTGAGGACAGTCCCCACCTTTAACAATAGTTGTACAGGGCTGTATCAAACGCCAGCCCCGGGGGGAGCTCCGATGGCATCTACCATGCCCACTTCTACTCAAGGTTGAAGATAACACAGGGGAGTTTGTGTGAGTCCCTGGGCATGGGTAAACATCACAACAAATCCAAatcaccaataataataataattataattataattattattattataaaacatgaatatatacacataattCTATTCATTCACTCAATCAAGCAAATTTTACCATTATCCTCTATTTACATTTTCTTGTGATGCAACACAGCATAGATGTTGTATCTGAGCTACTATTAAACGCCgtctacacttttaaaaataaaggttctttaatgGCATCTATGCTTTCATGAAGAATCTTCATCATTCATGGAACACTTTCAATGCACAAAAGCTTCTACATAGTGGAAaattttctttagaaaaatattcttcacacaaactaaaaatggttattttaagaactttttgtgtctgtgtgtgggaggggggggggttcttctatggcatcactgtgaaaattaagattattattattatttttaatctttatttttttaacaatgtagAATTACATGTGATTTTGGCTCTATAATAGATTCtacaattatttttatagatACTAGAAGACACAGCGTTGACGTGACAGCAACCATTGGTTATTCAAGAAATCTTTGATATAGGAATGAACTGGAATAGGTTAATTTAATTATCGTTCTACAATATTCTGACATGGTGCTAATGCAGACATAACTGCCAATCCAAACCTATTATAAAACGTGCATGTGTTGGTAAATACCTCAACGCTATCCATAAAGCCCCCAGCAGCATCTGTCACTGAGtaatacagtatgtgtttgtgcAGATGGTGTGCTGACTTGCAAATGTAATCACCCAACCCTTCTCCACCTTTAGTCATCTGTGACCTTCATAAACCCTTGATCTAAACGGCCCACCCTCTCACCCATCACTGCCCTTTTGATTGACTGTGAAAATCACTAGACACATTCATTTTTGGGAGGAAAGTCCTAACGTGAGGAGCAGCAGCATCTCTTCCCATGAAGAAACAGCAGGAGACTAAGCCAAGTTTAAGAAGACCACTCTGAACAAGCTTAATGACTACGATCCCCAAATAAGCCCGtggcatttttattaattaaaatgcagtCACTTGTAGACAAGAATgacaataaatgtgtatatacaacatGCACCCCAGGAGAAATTATTATGCACCAAATAAAACAGTAGCAAGCTTACGATAATTGGAAAAATTCCCAGGATACCATAATGCATTACTTGAGCAGATGATTCTTCTAACAAGTAAGATTAACTGAAGCTTCTAGTTACACAAACCAGGCGTTTTTAGAGCTAACTGGGAGTAGAGTGACCTTAAAGGACCAATTCACAATTTTCTACATGTCGATGTATGTTGTAACAACACAAAGCTGGTTGAAAATCGACAAACTAACCTTATAAAGCAATGAGAAATAGgactcttaattttttatttaaagataattATAAATAGTACTGCATCCTAATCCAAAccctaaataaacacattttgcattttagaaaaataaaaatctatataaaaattctaattaaTGATGTCTCCAAAGGAAGGTTTAATCAAATATAGCCCTCTTCTAGTGACAAATTTGGCCCCAAAGTACAGCTACACTAAGAAaccaacacacacatgcattctctCCACCCCACCAGGAAGAAAAGCAGTTCAACCTGAGGATAAATTATCCTGAGTAATGTGCCTGCTGATATTGATTTAACTTCCACCCTGTGTTTTGGCTCAATGGCCACCTTGTTGAATTTGTAATTTAGTACAACAGCACCCAGGCACAAACAGAAAGAGAGggatagagtgagagagagagttacatGGCAGTGTTATGACTAGTCTGCAATAAAAAGGCACAAATAAAATAGTGAAACTGAGACCTCAATTCAACTATTGGAGGCTGGCCATACTACTGCAGATCAAATCATGCATTTATCTCTGGCACCTGCTCTGACATCTGTGTGTCGGCATTAGTGAACCTGAGCAGCCCTGAACGTCAAAGAGCAATCAAGATGTAGTGGCAGTTAGCATAGCTCCACAGTGTCGATAGTAGTGATATGTTCAACACAACTTTTATGTCCAGCTCTCAGCACTTAAAAAGAGCGAGGTGACAGCAGATTTTAAGCTTCTGTTTTGCAAATGTGGGcaaccaaatgtttaaaaacaagatTATCATTAAAATAAGAGAAGTACaatgtcacatttacattttttatcctAAAAGTGTGATTAGTCTGGAAGCTAACAATTAGCTTAATATTGTTGACAACATGGTAATACTATATTAATCCAAACAACTATGGAACctcaaactatataaaaaaaataatgattggaAAGGCTGATCACACACCTACTGTAACTGAAAGATAAATATCATGAACACAAAATGCTTGCATTAGTTGTTTGCAACTGAAAACCATCGTACAACATTATGTTAATagcataatatataaaattatatatatttttttgctctgTGTAAGCTATTTTTTTCACTAATGCAAGCATTTTGTGTTCACGATATTTATCTTTCCCGTAATtggcataaaaatacaaaatactaaagtgaaaaaaatgtgtgtgatTAACTGGAAAGTATTATGGTTGGAAGATTCCAATTTCCCGCTTCTGACTTATCCAATATTCTGAAACATCCAATAATATTTAACTATTAGAGCTGTCAAAGttttaatgtaaacattttctgaataaatttgcattatgtgaaacacaagaaaaacagtatttgatatttatttgaaacataacagTGTGATTGATTTGGAAACTAATGATTGGTTTAATAATGTTCATGACAGTCATGCTAATACTGCGTTCCAGACAAAAatctgaatttaatttattatataattataatttcctcattaaaattattattgtattattattgtaaaaaaaaactactttactAGATAATTCTGTACTGTAACTGTTACTTTTTAAGTAAatcattgttattatattattttcattttaatgaattatttgtaTACCATAACATCTCTAAACATTCCATAAAACgtcaaattttcaaatagttgtaaggtttttgtcttttatcaagtaattataatataaagtttacattcatttgtCTTGAAAGGTAAatactgaaaatacacaaaaactttttggctCTGCTGTACTGGATTTTCCTGTTTCAGTTCATTAGAAAATACAATCACACAACAAGAACATCTTCTGCTGAGTATGTATTTCTCAGTGAATGCATTTGTGCATTACCTGCGGTGACTGTGTCCTTTTCTTTGGCTGCCAGTTCCTCAACCTCAGCTCTTCGCCTGAGCTCAAAGCGACGAGAGTAACCCTCCTTTGGCTTCCAGAGGTCCTGCAAGAGGAGGGGTTTCTCATTGTTTCCTAGCGCCCGAAGGCACTCGGTCCTCCACCGCCGATCTGGACCCTCAAACCGTCCAATCACATCACATAACACATAGCTACAAGCCGAGGCCTTGTTTAGAGAATAGCGCTCAAGTGCTTCTTTGATCAACTCTTGGGCACTGGAACGAGGCGTGGCGAGAACGCTTTTGTAGTTAGCACCGGCGCTGATTTCATCACCAAATATCTTCAGCACACCTGGTGCAGATGATTGGGTGGAAAGCTCAGCTGGATCGTCCCGTACCTGCTCAGGTAGGTCGGTCACAGAACGACGATCCCGATAACTTAGTGTCCGGTACAGAACCTGGGTAAAAGTGCGACTCTGACGCTTCAGCCGGTTTTTGGATGGCAGAGACATGCTGGCAGATGAGGAACCGTAGAACATGGTGCTGGAACTCGCATTGGTTAAAAAACTCCTAGAACTGAGAGAACAACAATTTGTAATAACTGGAACCAGAGAGCTGACAAGTTGAGTTTTGAgccttatttatacatttatatgaaaatacatattaaaatactaGTATTTTCACAAGCTTAATATGGTTTTAAGTATGTTATTTCTGTCTCTTGCTTTAATGTGCCAGTATGAAATATTAGGTCGCATTTCCAAGCATTCATTtggccattaattgtaataatcctttgagatttttgtttgcacaaggagtctgacagcagccagtgctccacacagagatctgatctcatcatcaacatcagtctgtctggaataacatgaagaaacagaacaaactgagactaAAACTAAATCCAGAAGATCTGTGGCAACATCTCAAAGATGCTTCAAAAGCCTGTGCTAGATATGCGATAAGGTATGGCTACAGGAAACTTGTCAGCTAATTTCAACTCTTTAAATTATTGTTGGTTTTAGTCAGTGGAACATGGCAGTACTGCACAATCAGAAATATAGATGagtttattacacacacacacacacacacacacacacctagagTCAGAAAGACGGATAGAAATAGACAGGATGGGCAAGGCTGAATTGTTGGATAAAGAAAACAGGGATGTTGCCAAAGTATATTATGGAAAATACAGCTTAATGGAAACTATGAGTAATAGATCTGGGAAGCTATGAAACAATCATTCTCAATATTCAATAAtacaaaatttacattaaaaaattaaagctgCTCATTGCACAGTGATTAGAGACAGAtgggtgatagatagatagatagatagatagatagatagactgcaGAAACACcttctacagtgtgtgtgtgtgtgtgtgtgtgtgtgtgtgtgtgtttgagagaaagagagagagactgcatcAGCTAAAATCCCCCACTACTCGGCAGTCTGAACGGAGACCATCTGCTCGTGCGTGAAAATACTTCACAGTGCGCTCGTGAAGCCTATTCACAAACTGCATGTAGTTGACATGCCGCCCGACATTTAAATAATCTATCAGGTACTGCGTGCATCTAAAGTAATCATTCGTTCCCTTTTTGCACCCTTCTGATATGCGCATAGTTATTTAAACAAAGCGTTTTATGGTTCTTAAAGGCACAGGGCATTATATGTGAATGAATAATTTAACCTTCATAAACATTTTATACTCTACTGTAATGTAACAGAGATTAACATTTTTTAACTGACGTACAATAATGAAAGTTTCATTTTTGTTCTTGAAAAGACTACCAAAAACATCAAACTCGAGGTAGCAGAACATTTCTTACCTGTCAAACTCGTTTTATTCCCCGTTTGCTGAAGAGACGCTCATTCGGAGGCATTCATTTTAAAGGAGCGCGTCGGGCTACTGCGGGTCTCCACTAGCAACGGCGCGAGCCAACAAAGGCACCTGCTCGAGAGTCCTAATCCGCTTGTGCGTCTTAACGGTGCTCCGCCAGCCAGTCTCAGAGCTCTGATCCCTCACAAGCCGCTCGCTTGACTCCTATTATTGACATTTGCCAGTATTATTCTTGCTCATTTGTTAAATTGGCTCCTCGGGCCGGTGGGATACAGTTTAGGTCCGCCCAGTCACTGTCATGGAATGCGACAACGTCTACCTGTACAGAGTGAGGTGTCAAACATAAATcagtattaaaaaaatctatcagTGGTGTGTTCTGAATGATTTACCTGATGGTTTTATTTTTGGCCGCTCTTCTTGGGCAGTCGTTGAAGCTGTTTATCCCTTTTCCCCTTCTTTTATTTGCCCGTCTCCACTGGCTACTCTAGAGTCTGCATGCTTAGGCGTCTGCATTCCCTGAGCCGACTGCAGCCGGAAAAACCCGAACCGAGAACTCGAAGCTCTCGCGTGTCGTTACGTTTGCACCGTATATACTGTCCAAGATTAATTCAGTATTGATGTAATGAACTACATCTGGTTAGTTTCCTACAGTACCTTTCTGAACTTGAAAAAGAAGTATGCTTAATTGTATTTCATGTAGTCTACACACATTCAATATTAAAAGCCttgcatatatataatatagcctAATGTTACTGAAATAAGTGCACATAAAGGCCACATAATTGTACTTAGAGTATAGACCTACACGTTTAGAagaacacttttaaaaagtgcactttgttttACATTAAATGATTTAGCTTTAAAccatgtttaaataatattttgtcatgttttaaagaagAACACAGCCTATTTTAATGTAAGTAGCCtgattatagttttatttaatattacatttaaagtaattatatttcaaatgtccTAGACTGCAACTTCAGCAttgcaaatgtgtaattacaaatatcatATTTTTAAGTAGCGCATACAAGCTTATAAAGCAATTACCTATAAAGATGTGggtcaaaaaatattattagctTCACCTGCATAATTGTAAACTATAGCCTAAGACATTTTCATGTAgttgtaaataacatgcaataaacTTATATTATATTCTGTATGATTCTATTCTCTTCTTAttacaacaatgactttaaaca is drawn from Carassius gibelio isolate Cgi1373 ecotype wild population from Czech Republic chromosome B1, carGib1.2-hapl.c, whole genome shotgun sequence and contains these coding sequences:
- the LOC127948516 gene encoding ras-associating and dilute domain-containing protein isoform X3, producing MFYGSSSASMSLPSKNRLKRQSRTFTQVLYRTLSYRDRRSVTDLPEQVRDDPAELSTQSSAPGVLKIFGDEISAGANYKSVLATPRSSAQELIKEALERYSLNKASACSYVLCDVIGRFEGPDRRWRTECLRALGNNEKPLLLQDLWKPKEGYSRRFELRRRAEVEELAAKEKDTVTADINAQAKKLQRNRAKGTMTLQHGSTFCRSLSETSLNLVGLPGEEPKRYYSTLPGPIRTRSSRDAETRKERDGGGVKHSLYQSPHLLLLQGYNQQDCLVYLLNREQHTVGQETASARPNICLSSPDVLPLHCRIRRAPQRRSSSDQRLLLEPVAHGNVLVNFIRIERPTPLHHGDLLSFGAHYIFLYKDPLSAKPLPPQTLTRLRALARLCDSESGSVPEKGDACRMCGAVLHEPVVSQRRSKAPARGTQKRKLALEFERAHEDALVNRVLTLIEPSGDDHKLTPAYLLCLCIKHSANTFPPGSFGKLLLKIAKRIQTIAWEKTKELAQKQAQHQDPASLSLLSISDLVPDLQFIFFWMSNAIEILYFIQQKSPAFMQTIELMDDKAGSKESLLSATISANEEAMTILEELIMYTFQQCVYYITKTLYVVLPGLLDCNPFGTESASEQCRRAVGVCVCAVCVMPEAVRRVVSVFQTTSDLLQQYHVHSEIQSQMFAYLFFFTNVSLFNQLIDKGPTRGWFQRSRVPQIQASVKMLLDWAKGAGHSHLAHKFFAKFCSAVSILATSPQQLSQMSWKALCAEHPSLKPVQLHRILTQYQQMAELAPVPIWQPSSEDEAYIYRTVDLLESFENHPPIVLPSAGFKVDLESDSVEDNIYRQLLYVRHFLWGLRSKSYPSNGCSDRQDSQREPPQPHSSPHPAPPLRGEGEGEVRVSSAVLGGRGEGAGAEERPRDKPPHSIHYRNGTSVRYASQTQATDSSCILTPPNTPLYPEHTYIHSNTQSNPAHYPEHAPQEHTHTHSHTKSNGCMRSTPEHKKINGFISNGIEGPLSGCGFPFPVPVSHLAPNSDDICSVFVVDLDKGPYGLGMGLIDGLHTPLNSPGIYIRTLIPDGPAAADGRLCIGDRILAVNGTSLIGADYQSAVDLIRLGGGRLRFLVAKSDLEVTEKISASSC